The following are encoded in a window of Polynucleobacter sp. VK25 genomic DNA:
- a CDS encoding VWA domain-containing protein has product MLIQFFLNLKEAKVPVSMREFLTLLEALKSGVISPSIDEFYQLSRMTLVKDEQHFDRFDQVFGAYFNGVEQIIALSPDIPLDWLEKKLQRVLTDEEKAALKKLGGPDALKKRLEELLKEQKEWHGGGNKWIGAGGSSPFGHSGYHPEGIRIGGESAGNRTAIKVWEAREFKDYDSDLALGTRNIKVALRRLRRFAREGSTLELDLDKTIHSTAANAGMLDIQMRPERHNQVKVLLLMDVGGSMDDHIQRIAELFSAAKAEFKHLEHYYFHNCVYENLWQSNRRRRDQATPTQDIINKYGPDYKLIFVGDATMSPYEILSPNGSVEYNNKEAGAVWINRLIDHFPHFAWLNPEPESIWQYRQSIDIMQNLMRDRMYPVTLNGLESAMRQLSK; this is encoded by the coding sequence ATGTTGATTCAATTCTTCCTTAATCTGAAAGAGGCTAAAGTGCCTGTTTCGATGCGAGAGTTTTTAACTCTTTTGGAGGCGTTGAAGTCAGGCGTCATTAGCCCATCCATCGATGAGTTTTATCAACTCTCGCGCATGACTTTAGTGAAAGATGAGCAACACTTTGATCGCTTTGATCAAGTCTTTGGGGCTTACTTCAATGGGGTCGAGCAAATTATTGCCCTTTCACCAGACATTCCACTTGACTGGCTTGAGAAAAAACTTCAACGGGTTCTGACTGATGAAGAGAAAGCGGCGCTCAAAAAGCTGGGTGGACCAGACGCCTTAAAGAAACGCCTTGAGGAACTATTAAAAGAGCAAAAGGAATGGCATGGCGGCGGTAATAAGTGGATTGGCGCTGGCGGTTCCTCACCTTTCGGCCATAGCGGCTATCACCCAGAAGGCATCCGTATTGGCGGTGAAAGTGCTGGCAATAGAACTGCCATCAAGGTATGGGAAGCTCGTGAATTTAAAGACTATGACAGCGATTTAGCCTTAGGTACTCGTAATATCAAAGTGGCATTACGTCGTCTGCGTCGCTTTGCTCGTGAAGGATCTACCCTAGAGCTCGATTTGGACAAAACCATCCATTCAACTGCAGCTAATGCCGGCATGTTGGATATTCAAATGCGCCCTGAGCGCCATAATCAAGTCAAAGTGTTGCTACTTATGGATGTCGGTGGTTCGATGGATGATCATATTCAGCGTATTGCTGAACTGTTCTCTGCTGCGAAGGCTGAATTTAAGCATCTTGAGCATTACTATTTTCATAACTGCGTTTATGAAAATCTATGGCAAAGCAATCGCCGCAGGCGTGATCAAGCCACACCAACGCAAGACATTATTAATAAATATGGCCCCGACTATAAGTTGATCTTCGTTGGTGATGCGACCATGTCTCCCTATGAAATTCTGAGTCCCAATGGTTCGGTTGAATACAACAACAAGGAGGCGGGTGCTGTTTGGATTAATCGACTCATTGATCACTTTCCGCACTTTGCTTGGCTCAATCCAGAACCTGAATCTATTTGGCAATATCGTCAATCGATCGATATTATGCAAAATCTCATGAGAGATCGCATGTACCCTGTTACCTTAAATGGACTCGAAAGTGCTATGCGCCAACTTTCCAAGTAA
- a CDS encoding MoxR family ATPase, with product MSKPSTSPQNRFDGSQSYVATDDLKLAVNAAIALQRPLLIKGEPGTGKTMLAEEVAAALNMPLLQWHIKSTTKAQQGLYEYDAVSRLRDSQLGDEKVKDIRNYIVKGVLWQAFEADEPTVLLIDEIDKADIEFPNDLLREIDRMEFYVYETRELIKAKHRPLVIITSNNEKELPDAFLRRCFFHYITFPDAKTMQSIVDVHHPNIKRDLLDAALKAFYQIRSLPGLKKKPSTSELIDWLKLLLAEDIPPEALHSSDEKIVVPPLHGALLKNEQDIHLFERLVMMNRNHR from the coding sequence ATGAGCAAACCCAGTACCTCACCCCAAAACCGCTTTGACGGGAGTCAAAGTTATGTCGCCACGGACGATCTCAAACTGGCCGTTAATGCCGCCATTGCATTACAGCGCCCTCTCTTAATTAAGGGCGAACCAGGAACTGGCAAGACCATGCTTGCCGAAGAGGTAGCGGCAGCGCTCAATATGCCGCTACTGCAGTGGCACATCAAATCCACTACAAAAGCCCAGCAAGGTCTCTATGAGTATGACGCCGTCAGCCGCTTGCGCGACTCACAATTGGGCGATGAAAAAGTAAAAGATATTCGCAACTACATTGTCAAAGGGGTTCTTTGGCAAGCTTTTGAAGCAGATGAGCCAACGGTATTGCTGATTGATGAGATCGATAAAGCCGATATTGAGTTTCCGAATGACTTATTGCGCGAAATTGATCGCATGGAATTTTATGTCTATGAAACTCGCGAACTCATTAAGGCAAAACATCGCCCACTGGTCATCATTACCTCAAATAATGAAAAGGAATTGCCGGATGCTTTCTTGCGTCGCTGCTTCTTTCATTACATTACTTTCCCAGATGCTAAAACCATGCAAAGCATTGTGGATGTGCACCACCCCAATATCAAACGGGATCTATTAGATGCTGCCCTCAAGGCCTTCTATCAAATACGCTCTTTACCTGGGCTAAAAAAGAAGCCCTCCACCTCCGAGTTAATTGACTGGCTCAAGCTTTTACTGGCCGAAGACATTCCACCAGAAGCACTTCATAGCAGCGATGAAAAGATCGTCGTTCCTCCACTACATGGCGCTTTACTCAAAAATGAACAAGATATTCATTTGTTTGAAAGACTTGTCATGATGAATCGTAACCATCGCTAA
- the accC gene encoding acetyl-CoA carboxylase biotin carboxylase subunit — MTTKMFKKILIANRGEIACRVMSTAKKMGIKTVAVYSEADKEARHVQLADEAVCIGPAPSRESYLLMEKIIQACKDTGAEAVHPGYGFLSENEQFAKRCEEEGIVFIGPKHQSIAAMGDKIASKKLALEAKVNTIPGYNEAIDTTEEAVKIAQGIGYPVMIKASAGGGGKGLRVAFNDKEAAEGFAACKTEAMNSFGDDRIFIEKFVEGPRHIEIQVLGDSHGNVVYLNERDCSIQRRHQKVIEEAPSPFIDPATRKAMGEQAVALAKAVNYQSAGTVEFVVGKDKSFYFLEMNTRLQVEHPVTESITGLDLVEQMIRVAAGEKLSFKQEDVKLDGWSMECRINADDPFRNFLPSTGRLVKYRPPESLNGVRVDTGVYEGGEIPMYYDSMIAKLIVHGKDRTEAIEKMRAALNDFVIRGIHSNIPFQAALLQHPRFVNGDFTTGFIAEEYPEGFKKDSVQPADPKRLAALAAFMRYRYLQHIQMIDGQLAGHEMIIGKKFVVVTGKKTGSMDDPYEVPIRVELKDGIYSVYIDEADGVSRYDIVSDWRPGQICLRATINGTHKITAQVERRGVRYGLILDGVHYECMVLSPLGAELQRRMPVKLPPDTSKLVMSPMPGLLTKIAVKVGEAVTAGQKLASIEAMKMENTLSAMQDGVVAEICAKEGDSLAVDQLIIRFE; from the coding sequence ATGACTACGAAAATGTTTAAGAAAATTTTGATTGCTAACCGCGGTGAGATTGCTTGCCGTGTAATGTCTACTGCCAAGAAGATGGGCATCAAGACTGTGGCTGTTTACTCTGAGGCGGATAAAGAGGCACGTCACGTGCAACTTGCTGATGAGGCTGTTTGCATTGGGCCGGCACCGTCGCGTGAATCCTATTTGCTAATGGAAAAGATCATTCAAGCCTGTAAAGATACTGGTGCAGAAGCGGTTCATCCAGGATATGGTTTCTTATCTGAGAACGAGCAGTTTGCTAAGCGTTGCGAAGAAGAAGGCATTGTCTTTATTGGCCCTAAGCACCAATCTATCGCCGCTATGGGTGACAAGATTGCCTCTAAGAAGCTTGCCCTTGAAGCTAAGGTCAATACTATTCCTGGCTACAACGAGGCAATTGATACTACTGAAGAGGCAGTCAAGATTGCCCAGGGTATTGGCTATCCAGTCATGATCAAAGCTTCAGCAGGCGGTGGCGGTAAAGGTTTGCGCGTTGCTTTTAATGACAAAGAAGCTGCCGAAGGTTTTGCTGCTTGCAAAACTGAGGCGATGAATAGCTTTGGTGATGATCGTATCTTTATTGAGAAGTTTGTTGAAGGCCCGCGCCATATTGAGATCCAGGTTTTGGGCGACTCTCACGGCAACGTGGTTTACCTCAATGAACGTGATTGCTCAATTCAGCGTCGTCATCAAAAAGTAATCGAAGAAGCGCCATCACCATTTATTGATCCCGCAACTCGTAAGGCGATGGGTGAGCAAGCTGTTGCATTAGCTAAAGCTGTGAACTATCAATCTGCTGGTACGGTTGAGTTTGTTGTTGGCAAGGATAAGTCTTTCTATTTCCTTGAGATGAATACCCGCTTACAAGTTGAGCACCCAGTAACCGAGAGCATTACTGGTCTGGACTTGGTAGAGCAGATGATTCGTGTTGCTGCCGGTGAGAAACTGTCATTTAAGCAAGAAGATGTGAAGTTGGATGGATGGTCTATGGAGTGCCGTATTAATGCGGATGATCCATTCCGTAACTTCCTGCCTTCAACCGGTCGCCTAGTTAAATACCGCCCACCTGAATCACTAAATGGAGTGCGTGTTGATACCGGCGTGTATGAGGGTGGTGAGATCCCAATGTACTACGACTCGATGATTGCCAAACTGATTGTGCATGGCAAAGATCGTACGGAAGCCATTGAAAAGATGCGTGCAGCCTTGAATGATTTCGTGATTCGCGGAATTCATTCAAATATCCCATTTCAAGCGGCCTTATTGCAGCATCCACGTTTTGTAAATGGAGACTTTACAACTGGCTTCATTGCTGAAGAGTATCCAGAGGGCTTTAAAAAGGATTCTGTGCAACCGGCTGATCCTAAGCGTTTGGCAGCATTAGCCGCATTTATGCGCTATCGCTATCTGCAACACATTCAAATGATTGATGGTCAATTAGCTGGCCACGAAATGATTATTGGCAAGAAGTTTGTAGTGGTTACCGGTAAAAAAACTGGCTCGATGGATGACCCATATGAAGTACCTATTCGTGTAGAACTCAAGGATGGCATTTACTCTGTCTACATTGATGAAGCGGATGGTGTAAGTCGTTACGACATCGTGAGCGATTGGCGACCAGGTCAAATTTGTCTGCGCGCCACCATTAACGGTACCCATAAGATCACGGCGCAAGTAGAGCGCCGAGGCGTGAGATACGGCTTAATCCTAGATGGTGTTCATTATGAGTGTATGGTGCTGAGCCCATTGGGTGCAGAGCTTCAGCGCCGGATGCCGGTGAAGTTGCCGCCAGATACTTCTAAATTAGTCATGTCTCCAATGCCTGGTCTATTAACTAAGATTGCCGTCAAAGTGGGTGAAGCGGTGACTGCTGGTCAAAAATTGGCTTCGATTGAGGCGATGAAAATGGAAAACACGTTATCTGCAATGCAAGATGGTGTGGTTGCCGAGATCTGCGCTAAAGAGGGTGATAGCTTGGCGGTTGATCAATTGATTATTCGCTTCGAGTAG
- a CDS encoding acyl-CoA carboxylase subunit beta: MKDIIQQLEAKRELARLGGGQKRIQAQHAKGKLTARERIELLLDAGTFEEWDMFVEHRCHDFGMGDQTVPGDGVVTGYGMINGRLVFVFSQDFTVLGGSLSEAHAEKICKIMDQALKVGAPVIGLNDSGGARIQEGVASLGGYAEIFQRNVTASGVIPQISLIMGPSAGGAVYSPALTDFIFMVKDSSYMFVTGPEVVKTVTHEDVTAEELGGAVTHSTVSGVCDLAFDNDVDAIMMLRRFFNYLPLSNREKPPLIKGANRTEEPDFSLDTLVPSNPNQPYDMKELIEKIVDDGEFFELQPDYAKNIVIGFARIEGRSIGIVANQPLILAGCLDIKASIKAARFVRFCDAFNIPVVTLVDVPGFMPGTAQEYGGIIKHGAKLLYAYADCTVPKVTLITRKAYGGAYDVMASKHLRGDVNFAWPSAEIAVMGPKGAVEIIFREEKSDPAKIAAREAEYKAKFANPFVAGRRGYIDDVILPHETRKRIARSLAMLKDKDLKNPARKHGNIPL, from the coding sequence ATGAAGGACATCATTCAGCAACTGGAAGCCAAGCGTGAGCTTGCCCGATTGGGTGGCGGACAAAAGCGTATTCAAGCGCAGCATGCAAAGGGCAAGCTAACAGCCCGCGAGCGTATTGAGCTCTTGCTAGATGCTGGCACCTTCGAAGAATGGGATATGTTTGTTGAGCACCGTTGCCATGACTTTGGTATGGGTGACCAAACAGTTCCTGGTGATGGCGTTGTTACTGGTTATGGAATGATTAATGGCCGCTTAGTATTTGTGTTCTCACAAGACTTCACTGTTTTGGGTGGATCCTTATCTGAAGCGCATGCTGAGAAGATTTGCAAAATCATGGATCAAGCGCTCAAAGTAGGCGCTCCTGTGATTGGCTTAAATGACTCTGGTGGTGCACGTATTCAAGAAGGCGTTGCCTCTCTTGGTGGCTATGCAGAAATTTTCCAGCGCAACGTGACTGCCTCTGGCGTGATCCCCCAAATCTCCTTGATCATGGGGCCTTCCGCCGGTGGTGCGGTTTACTCACCAGCCTTAACTGATTTCATTTTCATGGTGAAAGATAGCTCATACATGTTCGTGACCGGTCCTGAAGTCGTGAAGACTGTGACCCATGAAGATGTGACGGCCGAAGAGTTAGGTGGTGCGGTAACGCATTCAACGGTATCAGGTGTTTGTGACTTAGCATTTGATAACGATGTTGATGCCATCATGATGCTGCGTCGTTTCTTCAACTACTTACCACTCTCCAACCGCGAGAAGCCACCTTTGATTAAAGGCGCCAACCGTACTGAAGAGCCAGATTTCTCATTAGATACATTAGTGCCATCCAATCCAAATCAACCTTACGATATGAAAGAGTTGATTGAAAAGATTGTGGATGATGGCGAGTTCTTTGAATTACAGCCTGACTATGCAAAAAACATTGTAATTGGCTTCGCACGCATTGAAGGCCGCTCCATTGGTATTGTTGCCAATCAGCCCTTGATCTTGGCGGGCTGTTTAGATATCAAGGCATCTATCAAAGCTGCGCGCTTCGTGCGCTTTTGTGACGCCTTCAATATTCCTGTAGTGACTTTGGTTGATGTTCCTGGATTTATGCCAGGTACTGCTCAAGAATACGGCGGCATCATTAAGCATGGCGCTAAGTTACTTTACGCATACGCAGATTGCACTGTGCCTAAAGTGACATTGATTACTCGTAAAGCTTATGGTGGCGCCTATGACGTGATGGCCTCCAAGCATTTGCGCGGCGATGTGAACTTTGCATGGCCTTCGGCTGAAATTGCAGTAATGGGTCCTAAGGGCGCCGTAGAAATTATCTTCCGTGAAGAGAAATCAGATCCAGCAAAGATTGCTGCACGTGAAGCCGAATACAAGGCTAAGTTTGCGAACCCATTTGTAGCGGGTCGTCGTGGCTATATTGATGATGTCATTCTTCCGCATGAAACCCGGAAGCGAATTGCCCGTTCATTGGCAATGCTCAAAGATAAAGACTTAAAGAATCCTGCGCGTAAACACGGCAATATTCCTCTGTAA
- a CDS encoding VOC family protein → MSAKPFKILGIQQIAIGGESKDRLKKLWVDMLGFEYKSTFVSERENVDEDICAIGSGAHEIEVDLMQPFDIEKKPAVHQTPLNHIGLWVDDLPKAVEWLSANGLRFAPGGIRKGAAGYDITFVHPKGNDEFPISGEGVLIELVQAPPEVIAGLSS, encoded by the coding sequence ATGAGCGCTAAACCATTCAAAATTTTAGGCATTCAGCAAATCGCTATTGGCGGCGAAAGCAAAGATCGGCTTAAGAAGTTGTGGGTTGATATGCTGGGCTTTGAATACAAAAGCACTTTTGTCTCAGAACGTGAAAACGTGGATGAGGATATCTGCGCAATTGGTTCTGGTGCGCATGAGATTGAAGTTGACCTTATGCAGCCATTTGATATTGAAAAGAAGCCAGCAGTCCATCAGACACCCTTAAATCACATTGGTTTATGGGTTGATGACCTGCCTAAGGCGGTTGAATGGCTCTCTGCAAACGGTCTGCGCTTTGCTCCGGGCGGCATTCGTAAGGGTGCTGCTGGTTATGACATCACTTTTGTTCACCCTAAAGGAAATGACGAGTTTCCGATCAGTGGTGAAGGGGTCCTCATTGAGCTGGTTCAGGCCCCTCCAGAGGTGATTGCGGGTTTAAGTTCATAA
- a CDS encoding cytochrome c: MKFALITAVLLSSIGLVSVANAASVDKGQALVEKANCASCHGAALNAPILPVYPKLAGQYADYVYYALKAYKVGNGNPQFGRNNAIMGSQVQNFTDADLQDIAAYVASLPGNLVVKK; this comes from the coding sequence ATGAAATTCGCACTAATTACAGCAGTTTTGCTCTCAAGCATCGGTTTAGTAAGCGTAGCTAATGCTGCTAGCGTTGATAAAGGGCAGGCATTGGTAGAGAAGGCTAATTGCGCTTCTTGTCACGGTGCAGCGCTCAATGCTCCAATCTTGCCTGTTTATCCAAAGTTGGCCGGTCAATATGCTGATTACGTTTACTACGCACTCAAGGCTTATAAAGTAGGCAACGGCAATCCTCAGTTTGGACGCAACAACGCTATCATGGGTTCACAGGTTCAAAACTTTACAGACGCTGATTTGCAAGATATTGCAGCCTACGTTGCTTCACTACCAGGTAACTTAGTCGTTAAAAAGTAA
- the meaB gene encoding methylmalonyl Co-A mutase-associated GTPase MeaB — protein sequence MLQAADQALVNDLTGAPSLKQRRALAKIITLLESTRLDHRHRADDVLNSLLPKTGKSFRLGISGVPGVGKSTLIETLGLYLIEKGHRVAVLAIDPSSSISGGSILGDKTRMERLSVLENAFIRPSPSSCTLGGVAEKTREAMLVAEAAGFDIIIVETVGVGQSEIAVAGMTDMFLLLQLPNAGDDLQAIKKGVMEIADLIVINKADIDPDAAMRAQLFITSSLRLLGFQGNPDHASHIKELWHPQVMTLSALEGKGVPEMWDKVSHFAKLQKANGKFDARRKDQAGSWMWDRIDAGLKNAFRSNEAVQALLPNLVAQVNQGTMAASVAARRLLEAMGHEFF from the coding sequence ATGCTCCAAGCTGCTGATCAAGCTCTAGTGAATGATCTCACTGGTGCGCCGTCGCTTAAACAGCGTCGCGCACTGGCAAAGATTATTACTTTGCTCGAATCAACTCGACTTGACCACCGTCATCGTGCAGATGACGTGCTTAATTCCTTGCTTCCCAAGACGGGAAAATCATTTCGTCTAGGTATTTCTGGGGTCCCTGGCGTCGGCAAGTCTACTTTGATTGAAACCCTTGGTCTGTACTTAATTGAGAAGGGTCATCGAGTTGCTGTATTGGCAATTGATCCCTCTTCAAGCATATCTGGTGGTTCCATTTTGGGTGACAAGACTCGCATGGAGCGCTTATCTGTGCTGGAGAATGCCTTTATTCGTCCTAGTCCATCATCTTGTACGCTCGGCGGCGTAGCAGAGAAGACGCGTGAAGCCATGTTGGTTGCAGAGGCTGCTGGCTTTGACATCATTATTGTTGAGACGGTCGGCGTAGGTCAGAGTGAAATCGCTGTTGCTGGCATGACAGATATGTTCCTGTTATTACAACTGCCAAATGCGGGCGATGATCTGCAGGCAATTAAAAAAGGCGTAATGGAAATAGCCGATTTAATTGTGATTAATAAAGCCGATATAGATCCCGATGCCGCTATGCGAGCTCAATTATTCATTACGAGTTCATTGCGTCTATTGGGTTTTCAGGGTAACCCTGATCATGCCTCGCACATCAAAGAACTATGGCACCCACAAGTCATGACATTGAGTGCTTTAGAGGGCAAGGGCGTTCCGGAGATGTGGGATAAGGTTTCTCACTTTGCAAAGCTTCAAAAAGCCAATGGGAAGTTCGATGCTCGCCGTAAAGATCAAGCGGGCTCATGGATGTGGGATCGCATCGATGCGGGATTAAAAAACGCCTTTCGTAGCAATGAAGCCGTACAAGCGCTTCTACCAAACTTAGTAGCACAAGTAAACCAAGGAACTATGGCCGCTTCAGTTGCCGCAAGACGACTACTGGAAGCCATGGGGCATGAATTTTTCTAA
- a CDS encoding GntR family transcriptional regulator, which yields MNTKLNNRPLYEDVADRLREQIFSKQLAPGSWLDEQSLAEQFGISRTPMREAIKVLASEGLVTMKMRRGAYVTEVARKDLEQIFTILSLLEGQAAKETAVKATEAELNMLDHLHHRLEKAAADRDIEQFFEVNGKFHELIQEIAGNRWMNGVIADLRKVLKLHRRESLTSTGRLQNSLVEHREILRALLKRDEQASELAMRKHLAQGLEALR from the coding sequence ATGAATACAAAACTGAATAACAGACCCCTGTATGAAGACGTTGCTGATCGTCTGCGCGAGCAGATATTTAGCAAGCAATTAGCGCCTGGAAGCTGGCTAGATGAGCAATCATTAGCTGAGCAGTTTGGCATTAGCCGAACCCCTATGCGAGAAGCCATCAAGGTTTTAGCATCTGAAGGCCTTGTCACCATGAAGATGCGCCGTGGCGCCTACGTCACCGAGGTAGCCAGGAAGGATTTAGAGCAGATCTTCACAATTCTTTCCCTTTTAGAAGGTCAGGCAGCAAAAGAAACAGCTGTTAAAGCTACTGAAGCCGAACTAAACATGTTGGATCACCTCCACCATAGGCTAGAAAAGGCCGCTGCCGATCGAGATATCGAGCAGTTTTTTGAAGTAAATGGCAAATTTCATGAATTAATACAAGAAATTGCAGGAAATCGCTGGATGAACGGTGTGATCGCAGACTTGCGCAAAGTGCTCAAACTACATCGCAGAGAGTCCTTAACAAGCACCGGAAGATTGCAAAACTCTCTAGTTGAGCATCGAGAAATACTGAGAGCGCTCTTGAAACGGGATGAGCAGGCATCCGAATTGGCTATGCGAAAACATCTAGCCCAAGGGCTTGAAGCGCTTCGCTAA
- a CDS encoding cytochrome c, with amino-acid sequence MKKLSILPHLAVAATLAFAGSVAQADEVKGNAAAGNAKVWLCVGCHSIPDYRADYPLVYKVPMLGGQNGAYIASALAAYKKGERKHPTMRSIAASLSDQDMADIGEYYAAQTASSPNNPLK; translated from the coding sequence ATGAAAAAACTCTCAATTCTTCCTCATTTGGCCGTAGCCGCAACTTTAGCTTTTGCTGGTTCTGTTGCTCAGGCTGATGAAGTAAAAGGTAATGCTGCTGCTGGTAATGCCAAGGTTTGGCTTTGTGTTGGTTGCCACTCAATCCCTGATTACCGTGCTGATTACCCCTTGGTTTACAAGGTGCCTATGTTGGGCGGTCAAAATGGCGCTTACATTGCTAGCGCATTGGCGGCCTACAAAAAGGGCGAAAGAAAGCATCCAACGATGCGCTCTATTGCCGCCAGCTTGTCTGACCAAGATATGGCTGATATTGGCGAATACTATGCTGCCCAAACTGCCAGCTCACCTAACAACCCATTGAAGTGA
- the scpA gene encoding methylmalonyl-CoA mutase: MSSKETNSWPSFPESNLEAWKKSAQKSAPNGDVDSLGWKTPDGIHLKALYTSEDVEGLNYTNTLPGFEPFVRGPQATMYSVRPWTIRQYAGFSTAEESNAFYRKALDAGGQGVSVAFDLATHRGYDSDHPRVTGDVGKAGVAIDSVEDMKILFDGIPLDKVSVSMTMNGAVLPVLAGYIVAGEEQGVKQEQLSGTIQNDILKEFMVRNTYIYPPEPSMRIIGDIIEYTAKHMPKFNSISISGYHMQEAGANQVLELAFTLADGREYVRTALAKGLDVDGFAGRLSFFFAIGMNFYLEVAKLRAARLLWWRIMKSFEPKNPKSLMLRTHCQTSGWSLTEQDPYNNVVRTTVEAMAAVFGGTQSLHTNSLDEAIALPSEFSSRIARNTQLILQEETHIPSVIDPWAGSYMMENLTQEMADKAWEIIQEVEAMGGMTKAVESGWAKLKIEAAAAEKQAKIDSGSDVIVGVNKYKLGKEDLVDVLMIDNDKVREGQVARLKDIKAKRDSKKVEAALEALTKAAEDNSGNLLELSVNAIRLRATVGEVSDALEKVYGRHRADTQKVTGVYAAAYDSAEGWAKLQTEIADFAKDFGRRPRVMIAKLGQDGHDRGAKVVATAYADLGFDVDIGPLFQTPEECARQAIENDVHALGVSTLAAGHKTLVPAIIAELKKQGSDDIIVFVGGVIPRQDYEFLYEAGVKGIYGPGTPIPASAKDVLEQIRKSVKPA, encoded by the coding sequence GTGAGTTCTAAAGAAACCAATTCATGGCCATCATTTCCAGAGTCTAATCTCGAGGCTTGGAAAAAATCAGCCCAGAAATCAGCGCCTAATGGTGATGTTGATTCCTTAGGATGGAAAACACCAGATGGAATTCATTTAAAGGCGCTGTACACATCAGAAGATGTTGAGGGTTTGAACTACACAAATACATTACCGGGATTTGAGCCTTTTGTTCGGGGACCGCAAGCAACAATGTACTCGGTACGACCCTGGACTATTCGTCAATACGCAGGCTTTTCTACTGCCGAAGAATCGAATGCCTTTTATCGCAAGGCACTTGATGCGGGTGGACAAGGCGTATCCGTTGCTTTTGACTTAGCCACACATCGTGGTTACGACTCCGACCATCCACGTGTTACCGGTGACGTTGGTAAAGCTGGGGTTGCCATTGATTCTGTAGAAGACATGAAGATCTTGTTTGATGGCATTCCATTGGACAAGGTATCTGTTTCAATGACGATGAACGGTGCGGTATTGCCCGTGCTAGCTGGCTATATCGTTGCTGGTGAGGAGCAGGGCGTAAAGCAAGAGCAATTATCCGGAACAATTCAGAATGACATTCTGAAAGAGTTCATGGTGCGTAATACTTATATTTACCCGCCAGAGCCATCCATGCGCATCATTGGTGACATTATTGAGTACACCGCCAAGCACATGCCAAAGTTCAACTCGATTTCCATCTCGGGTTATCACATGCAAGAAGCTGGTGCCAATCAAGTATTGGAATTGGCCTTCACTTTAGCTGATGGCAGAGAATACGTTAGAACAGCGCTTGCTAAAGGCTTGGATGTCGATGGTTTCGCGGGTCGCTTATCTTTTTTCTTTGCAATTGGCATGAACTTCTACCTGGAAGTGGCTAAGTTGCGCGCTGCCCGTTTGTTGTGGTGGCGCATTATGAAGTCTTTTGAGCCAAAAAATCCGAAGTCGTTGATGTTGCGCACACACTGCCAAACATCCGGCTGGTCTTTAACAGAGCAAGATCCCTATAACAACGTTGTGAGAACCACAGTTGAGGCAATGGCTGCGGTATTTGGTGGCACACAGTCATTGCACACCAATTCTTTGGATGAGGCGATTGCACTGCCATCTGAGTTCTCCAGCCGCATTGCCCGCAATACACAATTGATCCTCCAAGAGGAAACCCATATCCCTAGTGTGATCGATCCATGGGCCGGTTCTTACATGATGGAGAACCTGACTCAAGAGATGGCCGATAAAGCTTGGGAAATCATTCAAGAAGTTGAGGCGATGGGTGGTATGACTAAGGCGGTTGAAAGTGGTTGGGCCAAGCTTAAGATTGAAGCTGCAGCCGCTGAGAAGCAAGCCAAGATTGACTCGGGCTCTGACGTGATTGTGGGCGTTAATAAATACAAGCTCGGCAAAGAAGATCTCGTTGATGTCTTGATGATCGATAACGATAAGGTTCGCGAAGGACAGGTTGCGCGTCTTAAGGACATTAAAGCGAAGCGCGATTCCAAAAAAGTAGAAGCCGCATTGGAGGCTTTAACTAAGGCTGCAGAAGATAACTCTGGAAATCTCTTGGAGTTGTCAGTAAACGCAATTCGTTTGCGTGCAACTGTTGGTGAAGTTTCCGATGCATTAGAAAAAGTTTACGGGCGCCATCGCGCCGATACTCAAAAGGTGACCGGTGTGTATGCAGCTGCCTATGACTCAGCCGAAGGCTGGGCAAAACTCCAAACAGAAATTGCCGACTTTGCAAAAGACTTTGGTCGTCGCCCACGCGTAATGATTGCTAAGTTAGGCCAAGATGGACATGACCGTGGTGCAAAAGTGGTCGCCACAGCCTATGCCGACTTAGGTTTTGATGTGGATATTGGACCTTTGTTCCAAACCCCTGAAGAGTGTGCCCGTCAAGCCATTGAGAATGACGTACATGCATTGGGCGTATCTACTTTGGCCGCCGGACACAAAACCTTGGTACCAGCCATCATTGCTGAATTAAAGAAGCAGGGCTCAGATGACATCATCGTCTTCGTTGGTGGTGTGATTCCAAGACAAGACTACGAGTTCCTCTATGAGGCTGGTGTAAAAGGAATTTACGGTCCAGGCACCCCAATCCCAGCTTCGGCTAAGGATGTGCTTGAGCAAATCCGTAAGTCTGTTAAACCTGCTTAA